One Fundulus heteroclitus isolate FHET01 chromosome 1, MU-UCD_Fhet_4.1, whole genome shotgun sequence genomic window carries:
- the LOC105922955 gene encoding deleted in malignant brain tumors 1 protein-like — protein MEKVLLIVLAASVDAQIRLVGPSRCSGRVEVYYNGTWGTVCDDLWDLHESTVVCRQVGCGLPKSAPMAAYFGEGTGQIWLDDVACVGNESSLLECPHNRFGNHNCGHREDAGVICEDAQFRLTGPTRCSGRVEVYYDGSWGTVCDDAWDMNEAAVLCRQLGCGPALSAPTRAHFGVGTGQIWLDDMDCSGSEKSLSECSNPGFGIHNCGHSEDASAMCAASQIRLTGPTRCSGRVEVFFNSSWGTVCDDGWDLTDAAVVCRLLGCGLPQTALSGAHFGEGTGQIWLSNVGCSGLEDTLTECSHSGFGINSCGHAEDAGVICGSPVRLAGPSRCSGRVEVYHSQTWGTVCDDGWDMNDAEVVCRELGCDRAHGAPVGALFGPAAGSILMDDLVCSGPEGSLSECAHRGFGLHNCQHTEEAGAICEVITKKVVRLKVLQSSSLDLNHPAVLESLLKQLKQKLQDQGLKGDIKLSWMTSDGKIFKKDEEETK, from the exons ATGGAGAAAGTTCTGCTGATTGTCCTGGCTGCCTCAG TAGACGCCCAGATCCGATTGGTTGGACCATCTCGCTGTTCTGGTAGAGTTGAAGTTTACTATAATGGAACCTGGGGAACCGTGTGTGATGATCTCTGGGACCTTCACGAGTCCACGGTGGTCTGCAGACAGGTGGGCTGTGGGCTGCCAAAGAGTGCCCCAATGGCAGCATACTTTGGTGAAGGAACCGGGCAGATCTGGCTGGACGACGTGGCCTGTGTGGGAAATGAAAGCAGTTTGCTTGAGTGCCCTCATAACAGATTTGGAAACCATAACTGTGGACACAGAGAGGATGCTGGTGTCATTTGTGAAG ATGCCCAGTTCAGATTAACTGGTCCAACAAGGTGTTCTGGAAGAGTTGAAGTTTACTATGATGGATCCTGGGGAACAGTGTGTGATGACGCCTGGGACATGAATGAAGCCGCGGTGCTCTGCAGACAGCTGGGCTGTGGCCCGGCGCTGAGTGCACCAACGAGGGCCCACTTCGGTGTGGGAACTGGACAGATCTGGCTTGATGACATGGACTGTTCCGGTAGTGAAAAGAGCCTCTCTGAGTGCTCCAACCCCGGCTTCGGGATACATAACTGTGGACACAGTGAAGACGCCAGCGCCATGTGTG CTGCTTCCCAGATCAGGTTAACTGGCCCAACCAGGTGCTCCGGGCGGGTGGAGGTGTTCTTCAACAGCAGCTGGGGAACGGTGTGTGACGACGGCTGGGACCTAACTGATGCTGCGGTGGTCTGCAGACTGCTGGGTTGTGGGCTGCCGCAGACTGCCCTCAGCGGTGCACACTTCGGTGAAGGAACCGGGCAGATCTGGCTGAGCAATGTGGGCTGCTCCGGACTGGAAGACACTCTGACTGAGTGCTCCCACAGCGGCTTTGGGATAAACAGCTGTGGACACGCTGAAGATGCTGGTGTCATCTGTG GCTCTCCGGTTAGATTAGCTGGTCCAAGCAGGTGTTCTGGACGAGTGGAGGTCTACCACAGCCAGACCTGGGGAACAGTGTGTGATGACGGCTGGGACATGAATGATGCGGAGGTGGTCTGCAGGGAGCTGGGCTGTGATAGAGCACATGGAGCTCCAGTAGGAGCCCTTTTTGGCCCAGCAGCTGGGAGCATCCTGATGGATGACCTGGTCTGTTCTGGACCTGAGGGCAGCCTGTCTGAGTGTGCCCACAGAGGGTTTGGGTTACATAACTGTCAACATACTGAAGAGGCTGGAGCCATCTGTGAAG TCATTACGAAGAAAGTGGTGAGACTGAAAGTGCTTCAAAGCTCCTCTCTGGACCTGAACCATCCTGCTGTTCTGGAGAGCCTGCTGAAGCAG CTCAAACAGAAGCTGCAGGACCAGGGGCTGAAAGGAGATATCAAGCTGAGCTGGATGACCTCAGATGGAAAGATCTTCAAAAAGGATGAAGAGGAGACTAAATAA